In the genome of Enterococcus sp. DIV2402, the window CCAAACAATCATTGGCGATAAAATAAAGCGACCAATCAACACGCCAATAATATCTTTATTCATTTTCAGATTTTTTACCCCATTAAAATAAACCATAATACCAATCGCAAACATCGATAAAGGCGTTGTTAAATCTGCTAGATAGGTGCCAAAACCTTTCACTAAAATAGGTACTTTGAGTGCTAAAATCATCCAAATTAATCCAATAATAAATCCTAGTAGAGCAGGAGAAAAGATTTTTTTCAAAGCAACTAAAGGGTGGAAGGTTACACGTGTTTCTTTAATTTGTGGGCTATCGGTAGCAATTAAATAGATACCAATCGTCCAAAAAATCGTGGTGTTGATAATGTAATAAAGCAATACATAAGGGATAGAAGGTTCACCAAAAATAGCTAAATTAATGGGTAAACCAATAAAAATAGTGTTGGAACAAGTCACCATTGTAGAGAAAGTTCCTTGCCGCGTTTTAGTAATTCGAAAGAGTTTTCGATAGATGAAACTAACGCCTAAAGTGATTAACATCGACAATAAGGGGATAATCATTCCTGAAAACAATGATAAAAATTCATTACGTGAAAAATTTGCTGTAATGTTTAAAAACATACTGAAAGGTAAGGATAAATTCAAAACAATCTTAGAAAAGACATCCGCAGTACGATTGGTG includes:
- a CDS encoding AEC family transporter, yielding MLQAYLNIFVIFLLMFVGYWLSYKQWFTNRTADVFSKIVLNLSLPFSMFLNITANFSRNEFLSLFSGMIIPLLSMLITLGVSFIYRKLFRITKTRQGTFSTMVTCSNTIFIGLPINLAIFGEPSIPYVLLYYIINTTIFWTIGIYLIATDSPQIKETRVTFHPLVALKKIFSPALLGFIIGLIWMILALKVPILVKGFGTYLADLTTPLSMFAIGIMVYFNGVKNLKMNKDIIGVLIGRFILSPMIVWLLGQWIHVPSLMLQVFIIQSAMPVQNSVPILARTYHADEEFAASSMGYSVLIYMLYIPILLKLIYAM